The proteins below come from a single Candidatus Methylomirabilota bacterium genomic window:
- a CDS encoding enoyl-CoA hydratase, producing MGYEHLILERRDHVATLTLNRPDAYNALNLALGRDIFHAVLEVDDDPEVRCVVITGAGRAFCAGGDVKDFADNLERIGALVKELTTYLHGAVSRLCRSDKPVIMAVNGVAAGGGFSFALSGDLVIAAESARFTMAYSKIAATPDGSSSYFLPRLAGLRRAMELYFTNRVLSAREAHEWGLVTRVVPDAELRATVEALALGLAQGPTKAFGGAKRLLHQSTWESLETQMELEAQAIAACGRTDDFREGVTAFVNKKTPTFRGR from the coding sequence ATGGGCTACGAGCACCTGATTCTCGAACGCCGGGACCACGTGGCGACCCTCACGCTCAACCGTCCCGACGCCTACAATGCGCTGAACCTGGCGCTGGGGCGGGACATCTTCCATGCCGTCCTCGAGGTGGACGACGACCCGGAGGTCCGCTGCGTCGTGATCACGGGCGCGGGCCGGGCCTTCTGCGCGGGCGGCGACGTGAAGGACTTCGCCGACAATCTGGAGCGGATCGGCGCGCTGGTCAAGGAGCTGACGACGTATCTGCACGGCGCCGTCTCGCGCCTCTGCCGGAGCGACAAGCCCGTGATCATGGCCGTCAACGGCGTCGCCGCCGGCGGAGGGTTCTCCTTCGCGCTGTCGGGTGATCTCGTCATCGCGGCCGAGTCCGCCCGCTTCACGATGGCGTACTCGAAGATCGCGGCGACGCCCGACGGCTCGTCGTCCTACTTCCTGCCGCGGCTGGCCGGGCTGCGGCGCGCGATGGAGCTCTACTTCACCAACCGCGTGCTCTCGGCCCGCGAGGCTCACGAGTGGGGGCTGGTGACCCGGGTGGTGCCGGACGCCGAGCTGAGGGCGACCGTCGAGGCGCTCGCGCTGGGGCTGGCGCAGGGCCCGACCAAAGCATTCGGTGGGGCCAAGCGCCTCTTGCACCAGTCCACCTGGGAGAGTCTGGAGACGCAGATGGAGTTGGAGGCGCAGGCGATCGCCGCCTGCGGCCGGACCGACGACTTCCGTGAAGGGGTGACGGCGTTCGTCAACAAGAAGACGCCGACGTTCCGCGGGCGGTAG